A window of Alicyclobacillus vulcanalis genomic DNA:
TACTTTTGGTGTTCGCCACACTTTAGTAGACACGCACGGTGGCTTCGTCGTCAATTGAGGACGACGGCTTTTACACCACTACTTGAGACTCTAACAAGCTTAGCTAAAGAAGGAGTGAGCTTCATTGATAAATTGCATTTGCAAAACATATTACATTCTATTCAGTACAGTTTGAATGAATTTGCCCATATCTCTGATGAAAAGGCATGGGAAATCGTCAGAGAGACATATTTTGATTTGGGCGGAGCGATTATTTCAAGTGGAAGTGGTTTAATTTCTAGTGACAACGCGGCTCAAGGGAAGCCACGCAGGGTGCAAGACCAAGGGGGTTCGATCCAGCTATGAGATCAAGGGCTGCACAACAGATGTATAACATATACCGAGCTGGAATCGGGATTGCCGTGACTGTGTTTGGCTTTGCCTTATTAAATTTAATTCCGTGGATCCGCGTACATCTCGTTTGGGAATTATGGTGGGCATCTACGCTGATCATTGCGCTATTTTGCATACTCATATGCATTTCTCTCATAAAGTTCATGCTGTTTTACAAAAAACGCTTGTAGTTATCTTCTTGTTCCCCATCCCCTTCCAGGTGAGAGCCGACAATCTCACAGGGGGGATTTTTCGTGTCCAGGTGTGTACGGTGTGGTCGCCCTCTGCGTTAGCCGTCCGGCGTTCACCGCGGAGCAGGGCCGGCGTGCGCGAAGTTGTTGTTAAGTAAGCGTAAACCCAAACCCACATGGCGTTCATCCTCTCATCGCTTGAAAATGTCCTCATCAAGCCGCGGGAGGGTTCTTGTATGCGAAAGCACATGTCTCACCAGGAACGCCGTGAACGTTGGCGTGAACACATCGCCGCCTTCTACGACAGCGGCCTATCCGCCAGCCAGTTCTGCGCTGAGCACGGTCTGAAACCCCATCAGTTCCGGTACTGGCTTCGTCGACATCGAAACGCACCCGTCCATGATCCTCAAGAGACGGCTGCGTGATCGACTGGCGGACAGGACGGATGTGCTGGAGAAGGTCAAGGCGTTGACGTTGTTGCCGGATGATCTGCACGCAAACGTTCGAGATGGTCGCGGACTACTAC
This region includes:
- the tnpA gene encoding IS66 family insertion sequence element accessory protein TnpA, producing MRKHMSHQERRERWREHIAAFYDSGLSASQFCAEHGLKPHQFRYWLRRHRNAPVHDPQETAA